A single genomic interval of Bacteroidota bacterium harbors:
- a CDS encoding B12-binding domain-containing radical SAM protein: MNSLRPSVLLFNPRAAKSKPRLPNSILSIAASVDGKYPWMIVDGNLEDDPWPKLHQYLKEGAVSYFGCTVMPGPQLKQAIPLTKKIRQEFPDVVIIWGGYFPSNQYEVVLDSGLVDVVVNGPGDYAFPKIIEAIEEGTIQPESIGNIIYRKGNFPKKKILSEANKDQQDHSKGSFIITKKDDLYDQDLLPPLPYQKLNSFYPIQKYLGKTYLGTKTIAYHSSIGCPFTCSFCAVVPIYQARWKGKSAEHIYRDIKLLKEQYGGNAIEFHDNNFFVSEKRTVDFSRLIQPENMIWWGEGRIDTIDKYSDSSLEQMRKAGCKMIFFGAETGNDTVLKQMDKGGTQTGSQIRKFAARIKQFDIIPEYSFVLGFPAENEAKAWKQIREDISFIREIKEINPQTEIIIYIYSPVPTPGSEMYNSVLASGFKFPQTLEEWISPHWENFDLRKNPLTPWLTPDMIDHIRNFETVLNGYYPTVSDIRLSSFQSRAIKTFSSFRYKKEIYSYPFEIKALQKIWKYRQPEVEGF; the protein is encoded by the coding sequence ATGAATAGCTTGCGTCCGAGTGTACTTTTATTCAATCCACGAGCAGCGAAATCTAAACCTCGCCTGCCCAATAGCATTCTTTCGATTGCCGCATCTGTTGATGGAAAATATCCCTGGATGATTGTCGATGGAAACCTCGAAGATGATCCCTGGCCGAAATTGCATCAATATCTTAAAGAAGGGGCCGTATCCTATTTTGGTTGCACTGTAATGCCGGGTCCCCAACTGAAACAAGCCATTCCGCTGACAAAAAAAATCAGGCAAGAATTCCCTGATGTTGTTATTATCTGGGGCGGATATTTTCCGTCCAATCAATACGAGGTTGTGTTGGATTCAGGATTGGTTGATGTGGTTGTGAATGGACCCGGAGATTATGCATTTCCAAAAATTATTGAAGCCATTGAAGAAGGAACCATTCAACCAGAAAGCATTGGAAATATAATTTACAGAAAAGGAAATTTCCCGAAAAAGAAAATTCTTTCAGAGGCAAATAAAGATCAACAAGACCATTCAAAAGGATCGTTCATCATTACTAAAAAAGATGATTTGTACGATCAGGATTTACTTCCGCCGCTGCCTTATCAGAAATTGAATTCCTTTTATCCAATTCAGAAATATCTGGGTAAAACTTATCTCGGAACGAAAACGATCGCTTACCACTCCAGTATCGGGTGTCCTTTTACCTGTTCTTTTTGCGCGGTTGTTCCCATTTACCAGGCTAGATGGAAAGGAAAATCAGCGGAGCATATATATCGTGATATTAAATTGTTGAAAGAGCAGTATGGTGGTAATGCCATCGAGTTTCATGACAATAACTTTTTTGTTTCCGAAAAGAGAACAGTGGATTTCTCCCGACTGATTCAACCTGAAAATATGATCTGGTGGGGAGAAGGCAGGATTGACACCATTGACAAATACAGTGATTCATCTTTGGAGCAAATGCGGAAAGCCGGTTGCAAAATGATTTTTTTCGGAGCGGAAACCGGAAATGATACTGTTCTGAAACAAATGGATAAAGGCGGCACACAAACAGGTTCGCAAATCAGAAAATTTGCAGCCCGGATCAAACAGTTTGACATTATTCCCGAATATTCCTTCGTACTGGGTTTTCCTGCTGAAAACGAAGCAAAAGCCTGGAAACAGATCCGGGAAGACATCTCCTTTATCCGGGAGATTAAGGAGATTAACCCACAAACAGAGATTATTATTTATATCTATAGTCCGGTCCCGACTCCCGGTAGTGAGATGTACAATTCTGTTCTGGCTTCAGGATTTAAATTCCCTCAAACACTTGAGGAATGGATTAGTCCGCATTGGGAAAATTTTGATCTCCGTAAGAATCCTTTAACACCCTGGCTCACGCCGGATATGATTGATCATATTCGGAATTTTGAAACAGTATTGAATGGTTATTATCCTACTGTTTCAGATATCCGTTTAAGTTCATTTCAATCCAGAGCAATTAAAACATTCAGCAGTTTTCGGTATAAA
- a CDS encoding class I SAM-dependent methyltransferase yields the protein MISLLCPECFLPLHESSLQCAAGHKVKVSDGIIELYSEEFGKKLERFLVNYHRAWTKLNSVWTENETNTSPFFYSGERKKDWAYRRESLAILNDVIRSEKKLSVLEIGPWNGWLSRQILKAGHRLVALDYFLEKPYGLKSVNTIPGQKICIQTNLSDLSLINEKFDLIIVNHCLQFMENPVMTISHLKEKLLSGGKLYIIGSPVYLQSQKKSQKIQLQKKLFFKDFGFELYFQAGKGYLDANDQDELSKEGVHFKAYPGAGFKNFVSGMLSSRPLYLFGEFQNDSDNL from the coding sequence ATGATCTCCTTGCTGTGTCCTGAGTGTTTTCTGCCTCTACACGAAAGTAGTCTGCAGTGCGCAGCCGGTCACAAGGTGAAGGTGTCCGATGGTATCATTGAATTATATTCCGAAGAGTTCGGGAAAAAGCTGGAGCGCTTTCTGGTCAATTATCATCGTGCATGGACAAAGTTGAATTCTGTTTGGACAGAAAATGAAACGAACACCTCCCCGTTTTTTTATTCGGGCGAACGTAAAAAGGATTGGGCTTACCGAAGAGAAAGTTTAGCAATCCTGAATGATGTCATTCGGAGTGAAAAAAAATTGTCCGTTCTGGAAATCGGTCCATGGAATGGTTGGTTAAGCCGGCAAATTCTTAAAGCAGGCCACCGGCTTGTAGCTTTGGATTACTTTCTGGAGAAACCGTATGGTTTGAAGTCAGTCAACACTATTCCCGGTCAAAAAATCTGTATCCAGACAAACCTGTCTGACCTGAGTCTCATCAATGAAAAATTTGATTTGATAATTGTGAATCATTGTTTGCAGTTTATGGAAAATCCGGTGATGACAATTTCGCATTTGAAGGAAAAATTATTATCGGGAGGAAAATTGTATATCATCGGTTCACCTGTTTATTTGCAATCACAAAAAAAGTCTCAAAAAATTCAGCTGCAGAAAAAACTCTTTTTTAAGGATTTCGGTTTTGAGTTGTACTTTCAGGCAGGGAAAGGATATCTGGATGCGAATGACCAGGATGAGTTGAGCAAAGAGGGTGTTCATTTTAAAGCATATCCCGGAGCCGGCTTTAAAAATTTTGTTTCCGGAATGTTAAGTTCTCGTCCGCTGTATTTATTTGGTGAGTTCCAAAATGACTCAGATAATTTGTAG
- a CDS encoding polysaccharide biosynthesis C-terminal domain-containing protein codes for MATLKTVRRFQLIALNALSNMSSPIGSMICSWLVIRLISPELWGAYTKIILWFMLATQLTGFGNKEYLLREFSKNPKDIFPALKSAFLARSRVFLAAACIILFLPITIILKCILIGWLLARFVYSSFDPLLLFERKFSITLILESIAVLIFFLLIMNRPAEAGLSWLLIAFLVIEVFKAGVLLLIYKKQLFTFSPLTPAFPFYRGAGPFLLLSISGLISSRADLYLVSIYLDKYQIAQYSVLLNFLIYLQALSNYVFQPFMKNFYRIHSSGKKKITYRFIGLGILITLFGVPVVWWVTNNLFHLSFDANFIWLGMIYVLPIFLYLPVIYLLYKSGKEHVVLFLNLFGIVLNILLNMIWLPSLGMKGALLSAAVVQLSVALIYFFNTPKEKENDLLAVS; via the coding sequence ATGGCCACGCTCAAAACAGTCAGACGATTTCAGCTCATTGCATTGAATGCATTGTCAAACATGTCATCTCCGATTGGAAGCATGATTTGTTCATGGCTGGTGATTCGTTTGATTTCACCTGAATTATGGGGAGCTTATACAAAAATTATTTTGTGGTTCATGCTTGCCACACAACTGACAGGATTCGGCAATAAGGAATATCTTCTTCGTGAATTCAGCAAAAACCCAAAGGATATATTTCCCGCATTGAAGTCAGCTTTCCTCGCAAGATCCCGGGTTTTTCTAGCGGCTGCATGCATCATTCTGTTTCTCCCCATAACAATTATTTTAAAATGTATTCTGATTGGCTGGTTGCTGGCAAGGTTTGTTTATTCCAGCTTCGACCCCTTATTATTATTTGAAAGAAAATTTTCAATTACATTGATATTGGAATCAATTGCTGTGCTTATATTTTTCCTATTGATCATGAACCGTCCGGCTGAAGCGGGACTAAGCTGGTTATTAATTGCATTTCTTGTTATCGAGGTTTTTAAAGCCGGTGTACTTCTGCTCATTTATAAAAAACAGCTTTTTACTTTTTCCCCGCTCACTCCAGCCTTTCCATTTTACAGAGGAGCCGGCCCCTTCTTACTATTGTCTATATCGGGTTTGATCAGTTCGAGAGCGGATCTCTACCTTGTGTCAATTTATCTTGACAAGTATCAAATCGCTCAGTATAGTGTCTTGTTGAATTTTCTGATTTACCTCCAGGCATTATCAAATTACGTCTTTCAGCCTTTCATGAAAAATTTCTACCGTATTCATTCATCCGGTAAGAAAAAAATCACCTATCGCTTCATTGGACTTGGAATACTCATCACACTTTTCGGAGTTCCTGTGGTTTGGTGGGTCACTAACAATTTATTTCATCTTTCTTTTGATGCAAATTTCATTTGGCTGGGAATGATCTATGTATTGCCTATATTTTTATACCTGCCGGTAATTTATCTTCTTTACAAATCCGGAAAGGAACATGTTGTGTTGTTTTTAAATCTTTTTGGCATCGTGCTGAACATACTTCTGAATATGATATGGCTACCATCCTTAGGAATGAAAGGAGCCTTGTTATCCGCAGCTGTGGTACAACTTTCTGTCGCACTGATTTATTTTTTCAATACACCAAAAGAAAAAGAAAATGATCTCCTTGCTGTGTCCTGA
- a CDS encoding DUF2029 domain-containing protein, which yields MQSDFPNYFVAASIVVEGQNADSLYHSDWFQNQLYSHGFSEQGKFSPFPPPTAFILLPFVGFDALTAKRIWLIFNILLIIPIVLLMSRITGLPGPMSLLIFLMSGMALVNNLYLGQMYLMLLLFLLTSYFLVLKGYASSTGFFLGTGIAIKYFPLVFIPTLISERRWKTLLSASAVFLLFHIVALILLGSNVYSDYFHNVLFQHLNGNLEGQSPWSSSFQSWNSLGHQLFLPDNIENPHPYFPSEKIYVVFKFLIYSFTLIAGVILYLKFRKQPDFIEASLSLTAMTILVLSPASASYHGLLLLFPVSLMGNILLVRGNARGFILLILLTGLIGFLPWLLEVLSIRSTSIALTYTRLWLNAILYVVIYIQLFNYSKSNPLDVITGSSPNRSVIN from the coding sequence ATGCAAAGTGATTTCCCCAATTATTTTGTCGCGGCAAGCATTGTTGTTGAAGGTCAAAATGCAGACAGTTTGTACCACTCAGATTGGTTTCAAAATCAATTGTACAGCCATGGCTTTTCAGAACAGGGAAAATTCTCGCCTTTTCCGCCTCCAACAGCATTTATTCTCTTGCCTTTTGTTGGTTTTGATGCTCTTACAGCTAAACGTATTTGGCTAATTTTCAATATTTTGTTGATTATCCCCATTGTTTTACTTATGAGTCGGATAACAGGACTGCCAGGACCGATGAGCCTGCTAATATTCCTGATGAGTGGAATGGCATTGGTGAACAATTTATATCTGGGTCAGATGTACCTTATGCTACTATTGTTTCTTCTCACCTCCTATTTTCTTGTACTTAAAGGATATGCAAGCAGTACAGGATTTTTTCTGGGGACAGGGATTGCAATCAAATATTTTCCACTTGTTTTTATACCCACGCTGATCAGTGAAAGAAGATGGAAAACGCTTCTCTCCGCATCAGCTGTCTTTTTGTTGTTTCATATTGTGGCTCTGATTCTTTTAGGAAGTAATGTTTACTCTGATTATTTCCACAACGTATTATTTCAACATTTGAATGGAAATCTTGAAGGTCAATCTCCATGGTCATCAAGTTTTCAATCCTGGAACTCACTGGGTCATCAATTGTTTTTACCAGACAACATTGAAAATCCACATCCATATTTTCCATCTGAAAAAATATATGTTGTATTTAAATTCTTAATCTATTCCTTCACTTTGATTGCCGGTGTTATTCTCTATTTAAAATTCAGAAAACAACCGGATTTTATAGAAGCATCACTATCTCTAACGGCAATGACGATTCTTGTGCTTTCACCTGCCTCAGCCAGTTATCACGGCTTGCTACTATTATTTCCCGTTAGCTTGATGGGAAATATTTTATTAGTAAGAGGGAACGCCAGAGGATTTATTTTGCTAATCCTTCTGACGGGATTGATCGGGTTTCTTCCATGGTTATTAGAAGTATTGTCTATACGATCTACATCGATAGCTCTGACTTATACTCGTTTATGGCTGAATGCAATTTTGTATGTGGTGATTTACATTCAGTTGTTCAATTACAGTAAAAGCAATCCGCTGGATGTAATTACAGGTTCTTCTCCAAATCGGAGTGTTATCAATTAA
- a CDS encoding acyl-CoA dehydrogenase family protein gives MATDRFQYHDYYLVDELLTEEHKLIRNSVREWVKKEVSPIVEDACQKATFPKQWIKGLAEIGAFGPYIPVEYGGGGLDQIAYGLIMMELERGDSGLRSTASVQSSLVMYPIYTYGSEEQRKKYLPKLASGEMMGCFGLTEPDHGSNPNGMLSNIKDKGDHYLLNGSKMWISNAPFADIAVVWAKDEAGVIRGMIVERGMPGFTTPETHGKWSLRASATGELVFDNVKVPKENILPNVKGLKGPLGCLNSARYGISWGAMGAALDCYDSALRYSQERIQFGKPIGGFQLTQKKLAEMITEITKAQVLTWRLGVLKNENRATPAQISMAKRNNVNMALQIAREARQIHGGMGITGEYPIMRHMMNLESVITYEGTHDIHLLITGLDVTGFNAFE, from the coding sequence ATGGCAACTGACAGATTTCAATACCATGATTACTATCTCGTTGACGAATTATTAACCGAAGAACATAAACTCATTCGTAACAGTGTTCGTGAGTGGGTTAAAAAAGAAGTATCTCCAATTGTAGAAGATGCATGTCAGAAAGCGACCTTCCCGAAACAATGGATCAAAGGTCTTGCTGAGATTGGCGCATTTGGACCTTACATCCCTGTAGAATATGGCGGTGGTGGTTTGGATCAGATTGCCTACGGACTGATTATGATGGAACTTGAAAGAGGAGATTCCGGTTTGCGTTCAACTGCATCTGTTCAGAGTTCTTTGGTGATGTATCCTATTTATACCTATGGAAGTGAAGAGCAGAGAAAAAAATACCTTCCTAAACTTGCTTCAGGTGAAATGATGGGATGTTTTGGATTGACAGAACCGGATCACGGCTCGAACCCAAATGGGATGTTATCCAATATCAAAGACAAAGGAGATCATTACCTGTTGAACGGATCAAAAATGTGGATCTCAAATGCTCCGTTTGCCGATATCGCTGTCGTCTGGGCAAAAGATGAAGCAGGTGTAATCCGTGGAATGATCGTTGAACGCGGAATGCCCGGTTTTACTACTCCGGAAACACACGGTAAATGGTCCTTGCGTGCAAGCGCGACCGGAGAATTGGTTTTTGATAATGTGAAAGTTCCTAAAGAAAATATTCTTCCAAATGTCAAAGGATTGAAAGGGCCACTCGGCTGTTTGAATTCAGCACGCTACGGAATCAGCTGGGGAGCCATGGGCGCGGCACTGGATTGTTATGATTCAGCACTTCGATACTCTCAGGAGAGAATCCAGTTTGGTAAGCCTATTGGTGGTTTTCAGCTGACACAGAAGAAACTGGCTGAAATGATCACAGAAATTACCAAAGCACAGGTGCTTACCTGGAGATTGGGTGTTCTGAAGAATGAAAACCGTGCAACTCCTGCGCAAATTTCAATGGCAAAAAGAAACAATGTGAATATGGCTCTCCAAATCGCACGTGAAGCACGACAAATTCATGGTGGAATGGGTATCACCGGAGAATATCCGATTATGCGTCACATGATGAACCTGGAATCGGTGATTACTTATGAAGGAACACACGACATCCATTTGCTCATCACCGGACTTGATGTGACTGGCTTCAATGCGTTTGAATAA
- the recJ gene encoding single-stranded-DNA-specific exonuclease RecJ: protein MLEVEIKEKRWALKPQGENSLVLSLAKQLNISSTLANLLVQRGITSFEEAKTFFRPKMTDLHDPFLMKDMEKAIDRIEKALASNEKILVYGDYDVDGTTAVALVYSFFKTFYNDLDYYLPDRHKEGYGISFAGIDYAKENGFSLIIALDCGIKANDKVNYAKERGIDFVICDHHRPGEFLPDASAVLDPKREDDEYPFKELSGCGIGFKLIQAYAQRHHIPFEQLEVYLDLVAVSTAADIVPIVGENRVLVYHGLQWLNKNPRPGIKAILELAQVKRELTVNDIVFIIGPRINAAGRIQDARQAVDLLISANAAQALFEGKNIDEKNSERRSLDLNITEQALRIIQEDSFFAKRKSTVLFHPEWNKGVIGIVASRLTEKYYRPTIILTESNGLATGSARSVKDFDIYNAIESCSDLLEQFGGHMYAAGLTLKLENLEKFSERFEEIVSATIDEKSLTQEIEIDSVLKLNEISSSFFSVLKQFAPFGPGNMSPVFRTENVRDTGLSRIVGNNHLKLNLAEDETTRFGLDGIAFQMGQYYPFISRRIPFDICYTLEENTFNGKTNIQMNVKDIRMK, encoded by the coding sequence ATGTTGGAAGTCGAAATAAAAGAGAAGCGGTGGGCGCTGAAACCCCAGGGTGAAAATTCGTTGGTCTTATCACTGGCGAAACAATTGAACATCAGTTCTACCCTGGCCAATTTGTTGGTTCAACGCGGCATCACTTCATTTGAGGAGGCCAAAACTTTTTTTCGTCCCAAAATGACGGATCTGCATGATCCATTCCTGATGAAGGATATGGAAAAGGCTATCGACCGTATTGAAAAGGCATTGGCATCAAATGAAAAAATTCTCGTCTACGGAGATTATGATGTCGATGGTACTACTGCCGTCGCTCTTGTTTACTCCTTTTTTAAAACTTTCTACAACGACTTAGATTATTATCTGCCCGATCGTCACAAAGAAGGTTATGGAATTTCTTTTGCCGGAATTGATTACGCGAAAGAAAATGGATTCAGCCTTATCATCGCTCTGGATTGTGGAATCAAAGCAAACGATAAAGTGAATTACGCCAAAGAACGCGGAATTGATTTTGTCATCTGCGATCATCATCGTCCGGGTGAATTCCTTCCGGATGCAAGTGCCGTTCTTGATCCAAAACGCGAAGACGATGAATATCCTTTTAAAGAATTATCCGGTTGTGGAATTGGTTTTAAGTTGATTCAGGCTTACGCGCAACGTCATCACATTCCTTTCGAACAACTAGAAGTTTATCTGGATCTCGTCGCGGTAAGTACTGCAGCGGATATTGTTCCCATTGTTGGTGAAAACAGAGTACTCGTGTATCACGGTTTGCAATGGCTGAATAAAAATCCAAGACCCGGAATCAAAGCGATTCTGGAACTGGCACAAGTGAAACGCGAGCTCACAGTCAACGATATTGTATTCATCATCGGTCCGCGTATCAATGCAGCCGGTAGAATCCAGGATGCGCGACAGGCAGTTGATCTCCTGATTTCCGCGAATGCAGCACAGGCTTTATTTGAAGGAAAAAATATCGACGAAAAAAATTCTGAACGCCGCAGCCTTGATTTAAATATTACCGAACAGGCATTACGCATCATTCAGGAAGACTCATTCTTTGCAAAAAGAAAATCTACAGTGTTGTTTCACCCGGAATGGAACAAAGGTGTCATCGGTATCGTAGCTTCCAGGCTCACTGAAAAATATTACCGCCCGACGATCATTCTTACTGAATCCAATGGACTGGCAACAGGTTCAGCACGCTCTGTCAAAGACTTTGATATTTACAATGCCATAGAATCCTGCAGTGATCTTCTGGAACAATTCGGAGGACATATGTATGCGGCCGGACTAACACTTAAACTCGAAAACCTCGAAAAATTCTCTGAGCGTTTTGAAGAAATTGTTTCCGCGACCATCGATGAAAAGTCGCTTACACAGGAAATCGAAATCGATTCTGTTCTCAAACTGAATGAAATCTCGTCTTCCTTTTTCAGTGTACTTAAACAGTTTGCCCCTTTTGGACCCGGAAATATGAGTCCGGTTTTTCGCACAGAAAATGTTCGGGATACAGGTTTATCGCGCATCGTAGGTAATAATCATCTCAAGCTGAATCTCGCTGAAGATGAAACAACACGTTTTGGATTGGATGGAATTGCTTTTCAAATGGGTCAATACTATCCTTTTATTTCCCGTCGCATTCCTTTTGATATTTGTTATACACTTGAAGAAAATACCTTCAATGGCAAAACAAATATTCAGATGAATGTTAAAGACATCAGAATGAAATAA
- a CDS encoding phage holin family protein, with protein sequence MEFLGRLFMSALAVIVTALILPGVHIDGALTALIVAAVLSLLNAIVKPILVFLTIPITLLSLGLFLLVINAGMILLVDKLVDGFHVQGFWTALFFSIILSLVTSIFSSFNSKEQK encoded by the coding sequence ATGGAATTCTTAGGAAGATTGTTTATGAGCGCTTTGGCTGTGATCGTGACTGCCCTGATCCTGCCCGGAGTACATATTGACGGAGCATTAACCGCTTTAATTGTTGCTGCTGTTTTGTCACTGCTCAACGCGATTGTAAAGCCAATTCTCGTTTTTTTAACAATTCCCATTACCTTGTTATCTCTGGGATTATTTCTCCTGGTCATCAATGCGGGGATGATCCTGCTGGTGGACAAGCTGGTAGATGGATTTCATGTCCAAGGCTTCTGGACAGCGCTTTTCTTCAGTATTATTTTATCGCTGGTAACGTCCATCTTCAGTTCCTTTAATTCAAAAGAACAAAAGTGA
- a CDS encoding Glu/Leu/Phe/Val dehydrogenase: MSNDIENGRKFYDGVLSSFDKAAAFTDFEPGLLNQIKTCNSIYKFYFPLEVDGKIEVIEGIRVQHSHHSTPTKGGIRYSEFVNEDEVKALATLMTFKCAVVDLPFGGAKGGIKVNPRNYTDRQLERITRRYTTELIKKSMIGAAIDVPAPDYGSGSREMAWIADTYATFKYDDLNAMGCVTGKPLGLGGIHGRTEATGQGLYFGLREALNNAEDMKEIGLTTGIQGKRIIVQGLGNVGYYAAKFCSDGGGIIVGIAEYEGGIYNENGLDVEAVFKHRKASKSILNYPGAKNFTNSLEVLEQECDILIPAALENQITKDNAPRLKAKIIAEGANGPVTPNAENILLQRNVMIIPDLFLNAGGVTVSYFEWLKNLSHVHFGRMEKRFQEMSNSELIGAVEKITGKNLDAKQRKVLTHGADEIDIVRSGLEETMIHAFNDIRDIRLKDSRIKDLRTAAFVCGIRKLGVAYQNLGIFP; encoded by the coding sequence ATGAGCAACGATATTGAAAATGGCCGGAAATTCTATGATGGTGTTCTTTCTTCATTTGATAAAGCTGCAGCATTTACTGATTTTGAGCCCGGACTGTTAAACCAGATTAAAACCTGTAACAGTATTTATAAATTTTATTTCCCTCTTGAAGTGGACGGGAAGATAGAAGTAATCGAGGGGATTCGTGTTCAGCACAGTCACCACAGTACTCCTACCAAAGGTGGTATTCGTTACAGTGAATTTGTTAACGAAGATGAGGTGAAAGCCTTGGCTACTTTGATGACCTTCAAATGTGCCGTGGTGGATCTTCCATTCGGTGGAGCAAAAGGTGGTATCAAGGTTAATCCAAGAAATTATACAGATCGCCAACTCGAGCGAATTACTCGTCGTTATACGACCGAACTGATCAAGAAAAGCATGATCGGAGCCGCGATTGATGTACCTGCTCCTGATTATGGTAGTGGATCCCGTGAAATGGCCTGGATAGCAGACACCTACGCTACATTTAAATACGACGATTTGAATGCAATGGGTTGCGTGACCGGTAAACCTCTTGGTTTGGGCGGTATCCATGGACGTACAGAAGCTACCGGACAAGGTCTTTATTTTGGTCTTCGCGAAGCATTGAATAATGCGGAAGACATGAAAGAAATCGGACTTACCACCGGTATTCAGGGAAAACGCATCATCGTTCAGGGTCTTGGTAACGTAGGTTATTATGCCGCAAAATTCTGTTCCGACGGAGGTGGAATCATTGTTGGTATCGCTGAATATGAAGGTGGTATCTACAACGAAAACGGATTGGATGTAGAGGCTGTTTTCAAACACCGTAAGGCAAGCAAGTCAATTCTGAATTATCCCGGAGCAAAAAATTTCACAAACTCCCTTGAAGTCCTCGAACAGGAATGTGACATTCTCATCCCGGCTGCTCTTGAAAACCAAATCACCAAAGATAATGCGCCACGACTGAAAGCAAAAATCATTGCTGAAGGTGCAAATGGTCCGGTGACTCCTAATGCTGAAAATATTCTGCTCCAAAGAAACGTCATGATCATTCCGGATTTATTCCTCAATGCCGGTGGTGTGACAGTTTCCTATTTCGAATGGCTGAAAAATCTTTCTCACGTTCACTTTGGACGTATGGAAAAACGTTTTCAGGAAATGTCGAATTCTGAATTGATTGGCGCAGTTGAAAAAATAACCGGGAAAAATCTCGACGCGAAACAACGCAAAGTGTTAACTCACGGAGCGGATGAAATCGATATCGTACGTTCCGGACTGGAAGAAACAATGATTCATGCCTTCAACGACATTCGTGATATTCGTCTGAAAGATTCACGCATCAAGGACCTCAGAACTGCGGCTTTTGTTTGCGGTATCCGTAAGCTTGGTGTTGCTTATCAGAACCTGGGAATTTTCCCTTGA
- the queA gene encoding tRNA preQ1(34) S-adenosylmethionine ribosyltransferase-isomerase QueA, whose amino-acid sequence MKLSQFKISIPESLIATHPAKNREDARLMVLDRKTGKIEHKHFKDILGYFNEGDVMVVNNTRVFPARLYGNKEKTGAKIEVFLLRELNRESRLWDVLVDPARKIRIGNKLYFGDDDLLVAEVIDNTTSRGRTLRFLFDGPYEEFKKAITQLGNTPLPKYIKRKAEPEDVERYQTVFARHEGAVAAPTAGLHFSMPLVKRLELKGVHFAELTLHVGLGTFRPVEVEDLTKHKMDSEQVIIPKDCCEIVNKAKGAKKRICAVGTTVMRGIETSVSTQGELKPFDGWTNKFIFPPYDFSVANTMITNFHMPESTLLMMVAAFGGYEHVMHAYKVAIKEKYRFYSYGDAMLII is encoded by the coding sequence ATGAAATTATCCCAGTTTAAAATTAGCATCCCCGAAAGCCTTATTGCCACACATCCGGCAAAAAACCGAGAAGACGCTCGTCTGATGGTTTTAGACAGGAAAACAGGAAAAATTGAGCACAAACATTTCAAAGACATCCTTGGTTATTTCAACGAAGGTGACGTGATGGTTGTGAACAATACCCGTGTATTCCCTGCACGTTTGTATGGTAACAAAGAAAAAACCGGCGCCAAGATTGAGGTCTTTTTGCTGCGTGAATTGAACCGTGAGAGCCGTCTTTGGGATGTATTGGTAGACCCTGCAAGAAAGATCCGTATCGGCAACAAGCTGTATTTCGGTGACGATGATTTGCTTGTCGCGGAGGTTATTGACAATACTACCTCACGCGGAAGAACTCTTCGGTTCCTTTTTGATGGTCCTTATGAAGAGTTCAAAAAAGCGATTACTCAGTTGGGAAACACTCCGCTTCCAAAATATATCAAGCGTAAGGCTGAACCGGAAGATGTGGAGCGTTACCAGACTGTTTTTGCAAGACATGAGGGAGCTGTAGCAGCACCAACAGCCGGATTGCATTTCAGTATGCCACTTGTGAAAAGACTTGAACTCAAAGGCGTTCATTTTGCAGAACTTACTTTGCATGTTGGACTTGGAACTTTCCGTCCTGTTGAAGTTGAGGACCTCACCAAGCACAAAATGGATTCCGAGCAAGTGATTATCCCGAAAGATTGCTGCGAAATTGTCAACAAAGCCAAAGGAGCTAAAAAGAGAATTTGTGCTGTTGGAACAACTGTAATGCGTGGTATTGAAACTTCGGTTTCAACACAAGGTGAGTTGAAACCATTTGATGGCTGGACGAATAAATTCATTTTCCCTCCTTACGATTTCAGTGTTGCCAACACCATGATCACCAATTTCCACATGCCGGAATCAACGTTATTGATGATGGTTGCTGCGTTCGGCGGTTATGAGCATGTTATGCATGCTTACAAAGTAGCGATCAAAGAAAAATACAGATTCTACAGTTATGGTGATGCGATGTTGATCATCTAA